One stretch of Deltaproteobacteria bacterium DNA includes these proteins:
- the amrS gene encoding AmmeMemoRadiSam system radical SAM enzyme produces the protein MEGEWGLVGTKLSPYFQLLAGGEVQCLLCPRECVISSGGRGYCEVRENRGGKLCSLVYGNPCAVHIDPIEKKPFFHVLPSTPSFSIATTGCNFDCKFCQNWEISKEVPEKTFNFRLPPEKVVEMAQGYKCPTIASTYVEPTIFFEYMYDVSVLAKGKGILSTYHSNGYINPQPLEDLCQYLGAACIDLKGFTEDFYQEMTEGELHPVLQTIKTLRSKGVHLELVNLIIPTKNDDMQVVRQMCLWIKREVGPDVPIHFSRFYPMYKLRNLPPTPVETLEKAREVALSVGLEYVYIGNVPGHKGENTYCPHCKKVIIARRGYFILTNNVVKGRCKFCGKDIPGIWQGTS, from the coding sequence TTGGAGGGTGAGTGGGGGTTGGTGGGGACAAAGCTCTCCCCCTATTTTCAGCTCCTTGCGGGTGGAGAGGTCCAATGTCTCCTCTGTCCGAGGGAGTGCGTGATCTCATCAGGGGGAAGGGGCTATTGTGAGGTAAGGGAGAACAGAGGGGGAAAGCTTTGCAGCCTTGTCTACGGGAACCCCTGTGCGGTCCACATAGACCCTATTGAGAAGAAACCCTTTTTCCACGTCCTCCCTAGCACCCCCTCCTTTTCCATTGCCACCACAGGCTGCAACTTCGATTGTAAGTTCTGTCAGAATTGGGAGATCTCCAAAGAGGTGCCGGAGAAGACCTTCAATTTCCGGCTCCCCCCAGAAAAGGTCGTGGAGATGGCCCAAGGGTATAAGTGCCCCACCATCGCCTCCACCTATGTGGAGCCAACCATCTTCTTCGAGTATATGTACGATGTCTCGGTCCTGGCCAAGGGGAAGGGGATCTTGAGCACCTATCACTCCAACGGTTACATCAACCCCCAGCCCTTGGAAGACCTCTGCCAGTATCTGGGGGCCGCCTGCATCGACCTAAAGGGTTTTACGGAGGATTTTTATCAGGAGATGACGGAGGGTGAGCTACACCCCGTCCTGCAGACCATCAAGACCTTGAGGAGCAAGGGGGTCCACCTGGAGCTGGTCAACCTGATAATCCCCACCAAGAACGACGATATGCAGGTGGTAAGACAGATGTGTCTCTGGATCAAAAGGGAAGTTGGTCCCGATGTCCCTATCCACTTCAGCCGCTTTTACCCCATGTATAAGTTGCGCAATCTCCCCCCTACTCCGGTGGAGACCCTGGAGAAGGCCAGGGAGGTGGCCCTTTCCGTCGGTCTGGAATATGTCTATATAGGGAATGTACCCGGACATAAAGGAGAAAACACCTACTGCCCTCACTGCAAAAAGGTGATCATCGCCAGGAGGGGTTACTTCATCCTCACCAACAATGTGGTAAAGGGGAGATGTAAGTTCTGTGGGAAGGATATCCCCGGGATATGGCAAGGGACTTCATAA
- a CDS encoding MBL fold metallo-hydrolase has translation MARDFIKFLGTAGARVVVSKQLRASGGTWISSQGQNIYLDPGPGGLVRCLSAKPKLDPTKLDAIILSHRHLDHAADVNVMIEAMTEGGFKRRGLLFAPQDAFSSDPVILEYLHDYLKGIEILEEGKSYTIGEVRFCTPVRHLHQVETYGLRFELPRGRLSFITDTLFFPELIEHYRAQIVIINVVRNAPRDNHICHLTLNDAKELIRGISPRVAILTHFGMTMLRAKPWELAARLKEETGIEVMAARDGMSLYLDEFI, from the coding sequence ATGGCAAGGGACTTCATAAAGTTTCTGGGGACCGCTGGTGCGAGGGTGGTGGTCTCCAAACAGTTGAGGGCCTCAGGGGGGACCTGGATCTCTTCCCAGGGGCAGAACATCTACCTGGATCCAGGACCAGGGGGCCTGGTAAGATGCCTCTCGGCCAAGCCCAAACTTGATCCCACCAAGCTCGACGCCATTATCCTCTCTCATCGCCACCTCGATCATGCCGCCGATGTGAACGTGATGATCGAGGCCATGACAGAGGGTGGGTTTAAAAGAAGAGGCCTTCTATTCGCCCCCCAAGACGCCTTCTCGTCGGACCCAGTCATCCTGGAGTATCTGCACGATTATTTGAAGGGGATTGAGATTCTGGAAGAGGGGAAGAGTTACACTATAGGGGAGGTCAGATTCTGCACCCCTGTTCGGCACCTCCACCAGGTGGAGACGTATGGCCTCAGGTTTGAACTCCCTCGTGGAAGGCTCTCCTTTATCACGGATACCCTTTTCTTCCCCGAGCTGATAGAGCATTACCGGGCCCAGATCGTCATCATCAATGTGGTTAGAAATGCCCCCCGTGATAACCACATATGTCACCTCACCCTGAATGATGCTAAAGAGCTCATTAGGGGGATCTCGCCCCGGGTGGCCATCTTGACCCACTTCGGGATGACCATGTTGCGGGCCAAACCATGGGAGCTGGCGGCAAGACTTAAGGAGGAGACAGGTATAGAAGTCATGGCTGCTCGGGACGGGATGAGCCTGTATCTCGATGAGTTTATCTGA
- a CDS encoding B12-binding domain-containing radical SAM protein — MFKKKAYLIHAIDKSLIITEQPAFPFPVLGITTVAALFPEKEWEVKVVDEDAEPVDLGVEADLVGISTLTLNAPHAYELADHFRSRWIPVVMGGLHVTYEPEEALRHCNSVVLGEAEGIMPRLLVDFDKGAMKRSYLPPHPFPDFGRPYARRDLLRRHQHRYLFAVQATRGCPHQCEYCSVPLFFGNQHRPRPVREVVMEIKEVSDYYHKLYVFFVDDNIGGTPQYAKELFRALIPLKIRWASFASLKMAEDPELLDLAAKSGCAQLFIGFESLEQINLDMAGKSWVRTEKFAQDVRALHQAGIIVQGAFIFGHDGDTKDIFHRTVEFVQKSGIEVPVFVILTPYPGTLLRRRLLLERRLLPDSDDWRKYDGSHVLFRPALMTPEELQEGYFWAKKYCCAPRSIFSRLSHAPLKNFPLALTLNFSMWRNKMRQINARWEGPLRAPAK; from the coding sequence ATGTTCAAAAAGAAGGCCTATTTGATCCATGCTATTGATAAGTCCTTGATAATCACGGAACAGCCAGCCTTCCCCTTCCCTGTCCTCGGGATCACCACAGTGGCCGCCCTCTTCCCTGAAAAAGAATGGGAGGTCAAGGTGGTGGATGAGGATGCAGAACCGGTAGATCTGGGCGTGGAGGCGGATCTGGTGGGGATCTCTACCCTCACCCTGAATGCCCCTCACGCCTATGAACTGGCTGATCACTTCCGCTCTCGCTGGATCCCCGTGGTGATGGGTGGATTACACGTCACCTACGAACCAGAGGAGGCCCTGAGGCACTGCAACAGCGTGGTGTTGGGAGAGGCAGAAGGGATAATGCCGAGGCTCTTGGTCGACTTCGACAAAGGGGCAATGAAGAGGTCCTATCTTCCCCCCCATCCTTTCCCTGACTTTGGGAGACCTTATGCCCGCCGAGACCTCTTGCGACGGCACCAGCATCGATACCTCTTTGCTGTCCAGGCTACCCGTGGTTGTCCCCACCAGTGTGAATACTGCTCTGTACCCCTCTTCTTTGGTAACCAACACCGGCCCCGACCTGTGCGGGAAGTGGTGATGGAAATAAAGGAGGTCTCGGATTATTACCACAAACTCTATGTTTTCTTCGTCGATGACAACATCGGCGGTACCCCTCAGTATGCCAAAGAGTTGTTTCGGGCCCTGATCCCCCTCAAGATTCGCTGGGCCAGCTTTGCCTCGCTAAAGATGGCAGAGGATCCAGAACTCCTGGATCTGGCGGCAAAGAGCGGCTGCGCGCAACTCTTTATTGGCTTTGAATCCCTGGAACAGATCAACCTCGACATGGCGGGGAAGTCCTGGGTCAGGACAGAGAAGTTCGCCCAGGACGTGCGCGCCCTCCACCAGGCAGGGATCATCGTCCAGGGGGCCTTTATCTTCGGTCACGACGGCGACACCAAGGATATCTTCCACCGCACAGTGGAGTTCGTCCAAAAGTCAGGGATAGAGGTACCGGTCTTTGTAATCCTCACCCCCTATCCGGGTACCCTGTTGCGGCGACGCCTCCTTCTGGAAAGACGCCTCCTCCCTGATAGTGATGATTGGCGTAAGTATGATGGAAGCCATGTCCTCTTCCGTCCTGCCTTGATGACACCGGAAGAACTTCAAGAGGGCTATTTCTGGGCCAAGAAGTATTGCTGTGCCCCCCGCTCCATATTCTCTCGGCTCTCCCATGCCCCCCTCAAGAACTTCCCTCTTGCCCTGACCCTTAACTTTTCCATGTGGCGGAATAAGATGCGCCAGATAAACGCCAGGTGGGAAGGTCCCTTACGGGCACCAGCAAAGTGA